GGAAGCTGCTGCTAAGGTCGGTGTCGATTTTACGCTCCAGGCAATTCTTAATGATAAAAAAGAATTAGTCGAATGTTTTGCAGGAGCTCTTGATGAATCATTTCGTGCAGGGGTGAAATATTTTAGGGATAAGAGTTCGGTAAAATTTTCTCAGAAAGCAGATTCAGTTTTCGTTTCAAGCGGTGGATATCCTAAGGACCAGAATTTCTACCAATCACAGAAATCATTGAATGCGACAATAGACCTTGTAAAACCAGGTGGAACAATCGTACTTATTGCGGAATGCAGGTTCAATATCGAACAGGACGAGATGGAAAAACAACTGAAGAATGCTGCTACAATCGATGAGTTGCTTATTGTAGATCAAAAAAAAATCCAGATAGGTGGTCATCGAGCTTTTGCAACAGGAAGACTCTTGAAAAAAGCTGACATACTCGTTCTCAGTGAGATGAATCCCGAATTGGTAAGATCAGTACATTTTACTCCAGTTGAATCGATTGAGAAAGCCCTCGAATTCATTATTAATAAAGAAGGTAAGAACTTCTCTTGCTACATCGTCCCAAGCGGTGGAATGTTCTTTCCAGTGAAAACCACACAGTAAAGGAATACTATGGTTACTGTAATTGCAAAAAAATGTTCATCCTATGACATCCCAAAAGTAAAAAAAGTTATTGATTCCATTTTCTCGGAAACTGAATTTTATCCAAACCTAAAATCAATCAATTCAATCCTTCTTAAACCAAATCTGCTTGGAGCATATCCTCCGGAAAGAGCTATTACTACGCACAGCAACTTCGTTGCAGCTGTAATCGAAATTCTAAAGGACAATCATATTAAGATATCACTTATGGACAATCCCGGCGGTACTGTTAGCGTGGTGAGAGCATATCAGCTGACCGGAATGGAGAATCTTTCAAAGCAGTATGGAATACAATTAATAAATCCTTTTAGGAATGGTATCTACACGTTCAATAAAAAAGTGAAATACACTGTGAATAAGGCATTTATCGATGCAGAAGCGATCATCAATCTTGCAAAATTGAAAACCCATATGTACACCTTGTACACCGGTGCCATCAAGAACTTTTACGGAATCATTCCCGGGCTTGCGAAATCCAATCTGCACCGTCTTGCTCCAAATCCAACCAAATTTGCAGAATTCGTTGTAGATATTTACGAGATCATAAAAG
This portion of the Candidatus Cloacimonadota bacterium genome encodes:
- a CDS encoding DUF362 domain-containing protein; amino-acid sequence: MVTVIAKKCSSYDIPKVKKVIDSIFSETEFYPNLKSINSILLKPNLLGAYPPERAITTHSNFVAAVIEILKDNHIKISLMDNPGGTVSVVRAYQLTGMENLSKQYGIQLINPFRNGIYTFNKKVKYTVNKAFIDAEAIINLAKLKTHMYTLYTGAIKNFYGIIPGLAKSNLHRLAPNPTKFAEFVVDIYEIIKDKVVFNLIDGIIGMDGDGPSTGDVKKFDILLGSKNAIAVDYFASKFMGYKPEKVPITRIAAEREGLDFNEFHLSSDFDKGFVLPHCNIQATKRKNRILNLLSVPLKGFVKRFFWTIPFFEPQKCVQCQACVKFCPGKALTLEEKDRAPKIDPQKCILCMCCIEICPEHAVSLKKSFLGKMLIQEHDPSKNN